The Alnus glutinosa chromosome 8, dhAlnGlut1.1, whole genome shotgun sequence DNA segment TGTCAACCCTACTGTTTGTCTTTTAGATGAGAGCAATACAATGATGAGTATTTTGGTGGGGCTATTGGCATGCATGAGCTGAAGAATATCTGGAGTAGTGGGAGAAGGATGGTAGAAGGGGAAGAGGGAAAAAGGAGAGGAGGATGTGATATGATCTACAAGAATCCAAATAAAATTCGTTCCAGAATTTTCCAGCATCGGCTACACAACAGGCAGAAGAGTTTTGTATGGTACGGAGATGAAtattaaaagataatttttaagttaattATTCACccattttaatatcatatatacaaatatatgcTAAAGCTAATCCTGACATATCCAGAATATGAGCCTTGTTGTCTTTATTTTGCACACCAAATCCAAACAAAGACATAAAAGAACCCCCCCAATCAATGAATCTTGGGCAGCTTATTATTATATCTCAGCAGTTGGGTAGACTAAGTTCTTGGCTTTTGTGGGTTTAACTGAAACTGATGTTTTCTTCTCCGGCTGGTTTGCCGATTTATATGATCTGCTCTGCTTCGCTCCCGGGATTTTGTTTGAATAGGTAGAATGCGGATGAACTCGGACCTCCCACGGGCGAGCGGCTATCCAGCGTTCCGTCCAGCTCCAACCCCAGTTTTCCTTGCCAAGAATGTAAGAAGCCTGGCCAAGATATTGGCTGGAGTTGGCCCTCCACTGCATGCGAATCACATTCATGCATAAATATTCATAAACCATTAACATTACAATTTACAACTGCAGTGTTTGGGTTTGGCAGACCTGGTGAGAGAAGGCATATGCCATGGCTCGCTCACGCTTGACTGCTGCTTCTTCTTTCTGTTGTATCCTCGAAATGATTTCCTCCATGGTTTCAGAGCCACCGCACCATTCCACCTGTTTAAGagaattaaaagattaaaaatttgTGCAAACAAGAAGGCCCCCATCAGACAAGAGCAAGAAATGAGGTTAATCAATCAAATATTTAGGAACTTATCTAAATTTCAAATACCTCCAGCTCTTGGAGCTTGGCTTCCAATTTCAACtgattttctaatttcttttgcCTGATTCGGCCTTCCGTTACCATTCGGAGTCTGCGATCTCTGATTCGGTCCTGTATTCTACTCCATGAATGCATGTAGCTCAATGCAG contains these protein-coding regions:
- the LOC133875741 gene encoding protein IQ-DOMAIN 10 translates to MGSGLWFRSIIGIKRVKDDRSKQAKVLSKWKEHSHEVSSSTSNGHPNKKLEVPQVQVEDAAATRIQTAFRAFMARKTLLYLKGTVKFHGLIQDHTGIEQASTALSYMHSWSRIQDRIRDRRLRMVTEGRIRQKKLENQLKLEAKLQELEVEWCGGSETMEEIISRIQQKEEAAVKRERAMAYAFSHQWRANSSQYLGQASYILGKENWGWSWTERWIAARPWEVRVHPHSTYSNKIPGAKQSRSYKSANQPEKKTSVSVKPTKAKNLVYPTAEI